One region of Culex pipiens pallens isolate TS chromosome 2, TS_CPP_V2, whole genome shotgun sequence genomic DNA includes:
- the LOC120430187 gene encoding transmembrane protein 242 has translation MENPVESKPVLASRELSEEERKYRYRAGAFLAGVAGISAIAGFSKTIMTAKKTDPQYFEKGVQGSLAMQETGANLAMRALGWGTLYAFLGTGTICFAIWKMTGATNMKEFRESIGNVLPRLPKSDPPRSRTEFAGLTDLMQYLTTWGKEDK, from the exons ATGGAAAACCCGGTAGAATCGAAGCCGGTCCTCGCGAGCCGCGAACTCTCCGAAGAGGAGCGAAAATATCGCTACCGAG CGGGTGCCTTTCTGGCGGGTGTGGCCGGAATATCGGCGATTGCCGGCTTCAGCAAAACCATCATGACGGCGAAAAAGACCGATCCGCAGTACTTCGAGAAGGGCGTCCAGGGCAGTTTGGCGATGCAGGAAACGGGGGCCAATCTGGCGATGAGGGCGCTCGGGTGGGGAACGTTGTACGCGTTTCTTGGCACCGGGACGATTTGCTTTGCCATCTGGAAGATGACGGGGGCGACGAAT atGAAAGAGTTCCGCGAATCGATCGGTAACGTCCTGCCGAGGTTACCAAAGAGCGATCCACCCCGGAGTCGAACCGAGTTCGCGGGCCTCACGGATCTGATGCAGTACCTGACGACTTGGGGCAAGGAGGACAAATAA
- the LOC120430184 gene encoding protein-associating with the carboxyl-terminal domain of ezrin, with protein sequence MGNDQSALKGLEISKKALQVTDYWSQYNGEFPTDSSVSYISIFQGETLVTGPFWTNQNPLERVIKNLKIYRHPSILKYISSWSKGSLKMLATERCRPLATCLNITSDVQICLGLRNILCALIFLIEQANVRHLSISISSVYVTEDGAWRLAGFEHLWPSADGTLLEKSQPYRYSKAIDPDELKNKGQGVEQFAFAVMCEEILHNKSDSNIPAVEDFKSYCATHLKHANVTMRPKLSAILLHPLFNHDFILIHSFLTELPLKSPQAKQEFFTGLADRLRTFDPETVAEQMGSLLLSRIVLLDTTAQLCVTPYILRPKSDDLSSGLFAAKIFSAYIIPKLKQVFCVQDAQIRLTLLEFFPAYVDFFSKEDLKEHILPQLLLGVKDTNDVLVAKTLLCLADLVPILGSAVVIGGNRSKIFADGRPQGVPDQSLPWSGVRSITPVIGSGEFLSGSPLPPSTGEAVENSAASFASIVGGGATGFDFMPQRLSPEGGHTNSDVELEVDEWSDWENDVNEHTASHAINQPQEDPERSEEDSTATTVAAAAIAPSKLDRQRSVPPAESIENLDIKTQPVRKAESSGGDEEIDFFKDMEPVIQRANVLLINEDEEEPAEQRDDFGEETIPLTAVKSPDKTKVTTGEQESPLIQVDRSRFDVKVDELEADEDGWDNEESEW encoded by the exons ATGGGCAACGACCAGTCCGCGCTGAAGGGGCTGGAAATCAGCAAGAAGGCCCTGCAGGTTACGGATTATTGGTCGCAGTACAACGGAGAGTTCCCTACGGATTCGTCGGTTTCGTACATCTCGATATTTCAGGGCGAGACGCTGGTGACGGGCCCGTTCTGGACGAATCAGAATCCGCTGGAGCGGGTgataaagaatttgaaaatttatcggCATCCAAGCATTTTGAAGTACATTTCGTCATGGAGCAAGGGATCGCTGAAAATGCTGGCGACGGAACGGTGCCGCCCGTTAGCGACTTGCCTGAACATCACGAGTGACGTGCAGATCTGTCTTGGGCTGAGGAACATTCTGTGCGcgttgatatttttgattgagCAGGCAAATGTTCGGCACTTGAGTATAAGCATTTCTTCGGTTTACGTTACGGAGGATGGGGCGTGGAGGTTGGCCGGGTTCGAGCATTTGTGGCCGAGTGCGGACGGAACGCTGCTGGAAAAGTCCCAACCGTATCGGTACTCGAAGGCCATCGATCCGGACGAGCTGAAGAATAAAGGGCAGGGAGTTGAGCAGTTTGCGTTTGCGGTCATGTGCGAGGAGATTCTGCACAACAAAAGCGACAGCAACATCCCGGCGGTGGAGGACTTCAAGTCGTACTGTGCCACCCACCTGAAGCATGCCAACGTGACGATGCGACCGAAGTTGTCGGCGATTCTGCTGCATCCGCTGTTCAACCATGATTTCATTCTGATACATTCCTTTTTGACGGAGCTGCCGCTGAAGAGTCCCCAGGCGAAGCAGGAATTCTTCACCGGTTTGGCGGACCGGTTGCGGACGTTTGACCCGGAGACGGTGGCCGAGCAGATGGGTTCGCTGTTGCTGTCGCGGATCGTTTTGTTGGACACGACGGCCCAGCTGTGCGTCACGCCGTACATTCTGAGGCCGAAAAGTGACGACCTTTCGTCGGGGCTGTTTGCGGCCAAGATCTTCTCGGCGTACATTATTCCGAAGCTGAAGCAGGTGTTTTGCGTCCAGGACGCGCAGATTCGGCTCACGTTGTTGGAGTTTTTCCCCGCGTACGTTGATTTCTTCAGCAAGGAAGACTTGAAGGAACACATTCTTCCGCAG CTCCTCCTCGGCGTAAAGGACACCAACGACGTGCTGGTGGCCAAGACGCTACTCTGCCTGGCGGACCTCGTCCCGATCCTCGGCTCGGCCGTCGTAATCGGTGGCAACCGGAGCAAAATCTTCGCCGACGGACGTCCCCAAGGCGTCCCAGACCAGTCGCTGCCTTGGAGCGGCGTCCGCTCCATCACGCCGGTCATCGGTTCCGGCGAGTTCCTCTCCGGCAGTCCCCTCCCACCAAGCACCGGTGAAGCGGTTGAAAACAGCGCCGCCTCGTTTGCGTCGATCGTCGGCGGTGGCGCCACCGGATTCGACTTTATGCCGCAACGACTCTCGCCGGAGGGTGGCCACACCAACAGCGACGTCGAGCTGGAGGTGGACGAGTGGAGCGACTGGGAGAACGACGTCAACGAGCACACGGCAAGTCACGCCATCAACCAACCGCAGGAAGATCCGGAACGAAGCGAGGAAGACAGCACTGCCACAACCGTTGCCGCGGCGGCCATCGCGCCTAGCAAACTCGACCGGCAACGTTCCGTCCCACCGGCTGAGAGTATAGAGAACCTGGACATTAAGACGCAACCGGTGCGGAAGGCGGAATCTTCCGGCGGCGACGAGGAGATTGACTTCTTCAAGGACATGGAACCGGTCATACAGCGGGCGAACGTGCTGCTGATCAACGAGGACGAGGAAGAACCGGCGGAGCAGCGGGATGATTTCGGCGAAGAAACGATTCCACTGACTGCGGTGAAGAGTCCCGACAAGACGAAGGTTACCACCGGAGAGCAGGAATCGCCGCTGATTCAGGTTGATCGAAGTCGGTTCGACGTCAAGGTCGACGAGCTGGAAGCGGACGAGGACGGATGGGACAACGAAGAGAGTGAGTGGTGA
- the LOC120430183 gene encoding cyclic AMP-dependent transcription factor ATF-6 alpha has product MTEQQIYDETMLDIAPMLDEFPMDEFDEDLLSPMLQERQDQLGFCQDGQLVIPSYGEFIDPDMFLNGVVKRESESDCSSSSRRNTPSPSDSHQSYESYPSSGYGSCQSNNPVSNILLDSPPVSPENPGNTPPHIVTVPAANVVRVGTAQLPIVQKPACGTNLADLKKIKLPPKGSITKKTIVLTAKDYQALVQNMKNQNNNGTILIKATPASAFAAAAKDKPVLPKPAVVPQQTEPVPVLVAAPPPPQPVVPPPPRLVSNGSSVDDRALKRHQRMIKNRESAFLSRVRKKEYVTTLEQQIDGLQQENQYLKNENIQLLEKLKLRCSCGATTINATTNIAKQITPNMRKNTAIVLAMLFMVSLNLGPIGNLLSSNGDRTLMESSPIEPHHQRSLLWLDEASKFNVDAPANVTNFDEPAPTPIEDSFSVCPFYVNQTENIRLARELRRWIGENGYKNVTDRDGDDMSISSFSEMFALKDTIDSMYRQMRDISSQMETFKKRNRRAVASKKRTAASKKARELELYQRGKKDADLAFYYGGFGKKYAKFFEEIGRRDDTFYLVSFSGEHLLLPALAHNKTNRPKMSLMLPAVMDNGTHPSDKVTLMQIDCEVMNTSMIQIREKTIPGDLLRPSAPATPSKPQPAKRTADEFVEHGGVRNVSSSNSRNGNGNGARKHHAASRPFFVQRMGEHLKAELDLN; this is encoded by the exons ATGACAGAGCAGCAAATTTACg ACGAAACCATGCTGGACATTGCGCCGATGTTGGACGAGTTTCCGATGGACGAATTTGACGAGGATTTGCTATCGCCGATGCTGCAGGAACGGCAGGACCAGCTCGGGTTCTGTCAGGATGGCCAGCTGGTGATTCCTTCCTATGGGGAGTTTATCGATCCGGATATGTTTCTGAACGGTGTTGTGAAGCGGGAAAGCGAATCGGATTGTTCGAGTTCTTCACGGAGGAACACGCCCTCGCCGTCGGACAGCCACCAGAGCTACGAGTCGTACCCGTCGAGCGGATATGGATCCTGCCAGAGCAACAATCCGGTGAGCAACATTCTGCTGGACAGTCCACCGGTTTCGCCCGAGAATCCTGGCAATACGCCACCCCACATTGTGACCGTTCCGGCGGCGAATGTAGTCCGGGTTGGGACGGCACAGCTGCCGATTGTGCAGAAACCTGCTTGCGGGACGAATCTGGCGGATTTGAAGAAGATTAAGCTGCCGCCGAAGGGCTCGATAACGAAGAAGACGATCGTGCTGACGGCAAAAGATTACCAGGCGCTCGTGCAGAACATGAAGAACCAGAACAACAACGGAACAATCCTGATCAAGGCAACGCCAGCATCTGCGTTTGCCGCGGCAGCTAAAGACAAACCGGTTCTGCCGAAACCTGCCGTTGTTCCGCAGCAAACGGAACCTGTGCCGGTTTTGGTCGCAGCACCGCCACCGCCGCAGCCCGTTGTTCCACCACCACCCAGGTTAGTCTCAAATGGTTCCTCCGTTGACGATCGAGCCCTTAAGCGGCACCAGCGGATGATCAAGAACCGCGAGTCGGCGTTCCTTTCCCGCGTGCGCAAGAAGGAGTACGTTACGACGCTGGAGCAGCAGATTGACGGTTTGCAGCAGGAGAATCAATACCTGAAGAAT gaaAACATTCAACTGCTGGAGAAGCTTAAGCTAAGGTGCTCTTGTGGTGCCACCACGATCAACGCGACCACCAACATTGCCAAGCAAATCACGCCGAACATGCGGAAGAACACTGCGATTGTGCTGGCCATGCTGTTTATGGTTTCGTTGAACCTCGGTCCGATTGG CAACCTCCTGTCCAGCAACGGTGACCGCACCCTGATGGAATCTTCCCCCATCGAACCGCACCACCAGCGCAGTCTTCTGTGGCTCGACGAAGCCAGCAAGTTCAACGTGGACGCCCCCGCCAACGTGACCAACTTTGACGAACCCGCACCCACCCCCATCGAAGATTCCTTCTCCGTGTGTCCGTTCTACGTCAATCAAACGGAAAACATCCGGCTGGCCCGCGAGTTGCGCCGCTGGATCGGTGAAAACGGGTACAAAAACGTAACGGATCGCGACGGAGACGACATGAGCATCAGCTCGTTCTCGGAAATGTTTGCCCTCAAGGACACCATCGATTCGATGTACCGCCAGATGCGGGACATTAGCTCGCAGATGGAAACGTTCAAGAAGCGCAACCGGCGGGCCGTGGCCAGCAAGAAACGAACGGCGGCTAGCAAGAAAGCGCGCGAGTTGGAGCTTTATCAGCGTGGCAAAAAGGATGCCGATTTGGCGTTTTATTACGGCGGGTTTGGGAAAAAGTACGCCAAGTTTTTCGAGGAAATTGGACGGCGTGACGACACGTTCTATCTGGTGTCGTTCAGTGGGGAGCATTTGCTGCTGCCGGCGCTGGCGCATAATAAGACGAACCGGCCGAAGATGTCGCTCATGTTGCCGGCCGTCATGGATAATG GAACCCACCCCTCGGACAAGGTCACGCTGATGCAGATCGACTGCGAGGTGATGAACACGTCGATGATCCAAATCCGCGAGAAAACCATTCCGGGCGATTTGCTTCGACCGTCGGCGCCGGCGACCCCGTCAAAACCGCAACCAGCCAAACGGACCGCGGACGAATTTGTCGAACATGGTGGCGTGCGCAACGTAAGCAGCAGCAATAGTCGGAACGGCAACGGAAATGGCGCCAGGAAGCACCACGCGGCCAGCAGACCGTTTTTCGTTCAACGCATGGGGGAACATTTGAAGGCGGAGCTGGATTTGAATTAG
- the LOC120430188 gene encoding uncharacterized protein LOC120430188, with product MEGDPSLQQNIVIRRRSSLFRSNSSPAIHSPSNYKPSYEKQLMREIEDWNKLMRRKIHEINQHAQASIELDTSLLTEEQHAYLAAGPKVDEYVAASNDFTQLLERYVERKSFLTQRYQSILNEARSQMSTQALDLVEKNLLSQKIE from the exons ATGGAGGGTGATCCCAGTCTACAGCAGAACATCGTGATCCGGCGGAGATCGTCCCTGTTCCGGTCCAATTCCA GTCCCGCCATCCACTCGCCCAGCAACTACAAACCCAGCTACGAGAAGCAGTTGATGCGGGAGATCGAGGACTGGAACAAGCTGATGCGGCGCAAGATTCACGAAATCAACCAGCACGCGCAGGCCTCCATCGAGCTGGACACGTCGCTGCTCACGGAGGAACAGCACGCCTATCTGGCCGCCGGACCGAAGGTGGACGAGTATGTGGCCGCATCCAATGACTTTACCCAGCTGCTGGAACGGTACGTCGAGCGGAAGTCCTTCCTGACGCAACGCTACCAGTCGATTCTGAACGAGGCCCGCTCCCAGATGAGCACCCAGGCGCTGGATTTGGTCGAGAAGAATTTGCTTTCGCAGAAGATTGAATGA